The following are encoded together in the Peromyscus leucopus breed LL Stock chromosome 1, UCI_PerLeu_2.1, whole genome shotgun sequence genome:
- the Znf329 gene encoding zinc finger protein 329 isoform X3 has protein sequence MRLKIIAQNVSEEEEVSFEVEMEGIKREESCLPILGDNWDCENQERNLRQSPLIDEKPGVQEANCDHLGLGEHLSTNPALLATNGFHVHNSDIKTFDCEQTLHSCPQSYTARGTGDSDACEKAIHSSMEVTQPVRNQMRDKPYKCTESIKSLNHFTTPLCDKKIKKRSKKFYKGKDFGDILALSSSLNEKRSHSIEKPYKCTECGKCFKRNSSLVLHHRTHTGEKPYTCNDCGKSFSKNYNLIVHRRIHTGEKPYKCSKCGKAFSDGSALTQHQRIHTGEKPYACLECGKTFNRNSSLILHQRTHTGEKPYRCNECGKPFTDISHLTVHLRIHTGEKPYECSRCGKAFRDGSYLTQHERTHTGEKPFECVECGKSFNRNSHLIVHQKIHSGEKPYECKECGKTFIESAYLIRHQRIHTGEKPYCCNQCRKLFRNIAGLIRHQRIHTGERPYECNQCGKAFRDSSCLTKHQRIHTKETPYQCLKCGKSFRQNTHLVVHQRLHNREGPSQCPHCGKIFRRSWCLARHQRTHIKEQPVEA, from the coding sequence ATGAGACTGAAAATAATAGCTCAGAATgtttctgaagaagaagaagtttcCTTTGAGGTAGAAATGGAAGGAATTAAAAGAGAGGAATCCTGCCTTCCCATTTTAGGTGACAATTGGGACTGTGAGAACCAGGAAAGAAATTTAAGGCAATCTCCTTTAATTGATGAGAAACCAGGGGTTCAGGAAGCAAATTGTGACCATCTTGGTTTGGGGGAGCATTTGAGTACAAATCCAGCCCTTCTAGCAACAAATGGCTTTCATGTTCATAACTCAGATATTAAAACTTTTGATTGTGAACAGACCTTACATAGTTGTCCCCAGAGTTATACAGCGAGGGGAACTGGTGATAGTGATGCTTGTGAAAAAGCCATCCACTCTTCCATGGAAGTCACTCAACCTGTAAGAAACCAAATGAGAGACAAACCATATAAATGCACAGAAAGTATTAAATCTCTAAACCACTTTACTACTCCCCTTTgtgataaaaaaattaagaaaagaagcaagaaattTTACAAAGGTAAGGACTTTGGGGACATTTTGGCCCTGAGCTCATctcttaatgaaaaaagaagtcattccattgagaaaccctataaatgtactGAATGTGGCAAATGCTTCAAACGGAACTCTTCTCTTGTTTTACACCACCGAACTCACACTGGTGAGAAACCTTATACCTGTAATGATTGTGGAAAATCATTCTCCAAGAACTACAACTTGATTGTACATAGAAggattcatacaggagagaaaccctataaatgcaGTAAATGTGGGAAAGCTTTTAGTGATGGATCAGCTCTGACACAACACCAGAGGATTCACACAGGTGAGAAGCCTTATGCATGTCTAGAATGTGGAAAAACTTTCAACAGAAATTCATCCCTGATTTTGCATCAAAGAACTCATACAGGGGAAAAACCATATAGatgtaatgaatgtgggaaaCCCTTCACTGACATCTCTCACCTTACGGTACATCTCAGAATCCATACTGGTGAGAAGCCTTATGAGTGTAGCAGATGTGGAAAGGCTTTCCGAGATGGCTCGTACCTCACCCAGCATGAGAggacacacactggagagaagccttttGAATGTGTAGAGTGTGGGAAATCCTTCAATCGCAACTCTCACCTCATTGTGCATCAGAAAATTCATTCtggggagaaaccctatgaatgtaaagaGTGTGGGAAAACTTTCATTGAGAGTGCATACCTCATCAGGCATCAGAGGATTCACACTGGTGAGAAGCCCTATTGTTGTAACCAGTGTCGTAAACTCTTCAGGAACATCGCTGGACTTATCCGGCATCAGAGGATTCATACTGGTGAAAGGCCTTATGagtgtaatcagtgtggtaaagctttCAGGGATAGTTCCTGTCTGACCAAACACCAGAGGATTCACACTAAAGAGACTCCATACCAGTGTCTGAAGTGTGGAAAGTCCTTCAGGCAGAATACTCACCTGGTAGTACACCAGCGACTTCATAACAGGGAGGGTCCCAGCCAGTGTCCTCATTGTGGGAAAATATTTAGAAGGAGCTGGTGTCTTGCCCGACATCAGAGAACACACATTAAAGAGCAGCCTGTGGAAGCATAA
- the Znf329 gene encoding zinc finger protein 329 isoform X2 has protein sequence MRAQPEQSLRTRSRREHGCRGPTTVSPSAPRCRSLLQLPRRAVWNMRLKIIAQNVSEEEEVSFEVEMEGIKREESCLPILGDNWDCENQERNLRQSPLIDEKPGVQEANCDHLGLGEHLSTNPALLATNGFHVHNSDIKTFDCEQTLHSCPQSYTARGTGDSDACEKAIHSSMEVTQPVRNQMRDKPYKCTESIKSLNHFTTPLCDKKIKKRSKKFYKGKDFGDILALSSSLNEKRSHSIEKPYKCTECGKCFKRNSSLVLHHRTHTGEKPYTCNDCGKSFSKNYNLIVHRRIHTGEKPYKCSKCGKAFSDGSALTQHQRIHTGEKPYACLECGKTFNRNSSLILHQRTHTGEKPYRCNECGKPFTDISHLTVHLRIHTGEKPYECSRCGKAFRDGSYLTQHERTHTGEKPFECVECGKSFNRNSHLIVHQKIHSGEKPYECKECGKTFIESAYLIRHQRIHTGEKPYCCNQCRKLFRNIAGLIRHQRIHTGERPYECNQCGKAFRDSSCLTKHQRIHTKETPYQCLKCGKSFRQNTHLVVHQRLHNREGPSQCPHCGKIFRRSWCLARHQRTHIKEQPVEA, from the exons ATGCGCGCGCAGCCCGAGCAGAGTCTGCGCACGCGCAGTCGCCGCGAACATGGCTGCCGCGGACCGACAACAGTGAGTCCTTCCGCGCCTCGGTGCCGttctctgcttcagcttccccGTCGTGCGG tatgGAACATGAGACTGAAAATAATAGCTCAGAATgtttctgaagaagaagaagtttcCTTTGAGGTAGAAATGGAAGGAATTAAAAGAGAGGAATCCTGCCTTCCCATTTTAGGTGACAATTGGGACTGTGAGAACCAGGAAAGAAATTTAAGGCAATCTCCTTTAATTGATGAGAAACCAGGGGTTCAGGAAGCAAATTGTGACCATCTTGGTTTGGGGGAGCATTTGAGTACAAATCCAGCCCTTCTAGCAACAAATGGCTTTCATGTTCATAACTCAGATATTAAAACTTTTGATTGTGAACAGACCTTACATAGTTGTCCCCAGAGTTATACAGCGAGGGGAACTGGTGATAGTGATGCTTGTGAAAAAGCCATCCACTCTTCCATGGAAGTCACTCAACCTGTAAGAAACCAAATGAGAGACAAACCATATAAATGCACAGAAAGTATTAAATCTCTAAACCACTTTACTACTCCCCTTTgtgataaaaaaattaagaaaagaagcaagaaattTTACAAAGGTAAGGACTTTGGGGACATTTTGGCCCTGAGCTCATctcttaatgaaaaaagaagtcattccattgagaaaccctataaatgtactGAATGTGGCAAATGCTTCAAACGGAACTCTTCTCTTGTTTTACACCACCGAACTCACACTGGTGAGAAACCTTATACCTGTAATGATTGTGGAAAATCATTCTCCAAGAACTACAACTTGATTGTACATAGAAggattcatacaggagagaaaccctataaatgcaGTAAATGTGGGAAAGCTTTTAGTGATGGATCAGCTCTGACACAACACCAGAGGATTCACACAGGTGAGAAGCCTTATGCATGTCTAGAATGTGGAAAAACTTTCAACAGAAATTCATCCCTGATTTTGCATCAAAGAACTCATACAGGGGAAAAACCATATAGatgtaatgaatgtgggaaaCCCTTCACTGACATCTCTCACCTTACGGTACATCTCAGAATCCATACTGGTGAGAAGCCTTATGAGTGTAGCAGATGTGGAAAGGCTTTCCGAGATGGCTCGTACCTCACCCAGCATGAGAggacacacactggagagaagccttttGAATGTGTAGAGTGTGGGAAATCCTTCAATCGCAACTCTCACCTCATTGTGCATCAGAAAATTCATTCtggggagaaaccctatgaatgtaaagaGTGTGGGAAAACTTTCATTGAGAGTGCATACCTCATCAGGCATCAGAGGATTCACACTGGTGAGAAGCCCTATTGTTGTAACCAGTGTCGTAAACTCTTCAGGAACATCGCTGGACTTATCCGGCATCAGAGGATTCATACTGGTGAAAGGCCTTATGagtgtaatcagtgtggtaaagctttCAGGGATAGTTCCTGTCTGACCAAACACCAGAGGATTCACACTAAAGAGACTCCATACCAGTGTCTGAAGTGTGGAAAGTCCTTCAGGCAGAATACTCACCTGGTAGTACACCAGCGACTTCATAACAGGGAGGGTCCCAGCCAGTGTCCTCATTGTGGGAAAATATTTAGAAGGAGCTGGTGTCTTGCCCGACATCAGAGAACACACATTAAAGAGCAGCCTGTGGAAGCATAA
- the Znf329 gene encoding zinc finger protein 329 isoform X1 — MPWVTGTGHLGQAGTSEPCKALKPAAVKRLLNLWDARAARAESAHAQSPRTWLPRTDNIWNMRLKIIAQNVSEEEEVSFEVEMEGIKREESCLPILGDNWDCENQERNLRQSPLIDEKPGVQEANCDHLGLGEHLSTNPALLATNGFHVHNSDIKTFDCEQTLHSCPQSYTARGTGDSDACEKAIHSSMEVTQPVRNQMRDKPYKCTESIKSLNHFTTPLCDKKIKKRSKKFYKGKDFGDILALSSSLNEKRSHSIEKPYKCTECGKCFKRNSSLVLHHRTHTGEKPYTCNDCGKSFSKNYNLIVHRRIHTGEKPYKCSKCGKAFSDGSALTQHQRIHTGEKPYACLECGKTFNRNSSLILHQRTHTGEKPYRCNECGKPFTDISHLTVHLRIHTGEKPYECSRCGKAFRDGSYLTQHERTHTGEKPFECVECGKSFNRNSHLIVHQKIHSGEKPYECKECGKTFIESAYLIRHQRIHTGEKPYCCNQCRKLFRNIAGLIRHQRIHTGERPYECNQCGKAFRDSSCLTKHQRIHTKETPYQCLKCGKSFRQNTHLVVHQRLHNREGPSQCPHCGKIFRRSWCLARHQRTHIKEQPVEA; from the exons ATGCCTTGGGTGACAGGCACAGGGCATCTGGGACAGGCAGGGACCAGTGAACCGTGCAAAGCTCTCAAACCGGCAGCTGTCAAGAGGCTGCTGAACCTCTGGGATGCGCGCGCAGCCCGAGCAGAGTCTGCGCACGCGCAGTCGCCGCGAACATGGCTGCCGCGGACCGACAACA tatgGAACATGAGACTGAAAATAATAGCTCAGAATgtttctgaagaagaagaagtttcCTTTGAGGTAGAAATGGAAGGAATTAAAAGAGAGGAATCCTGCCTTCCCATTTTAGGTGACAATTGGGACTGTGAGAACCAGGAAAGAAATTTAAGGCAATCTCCTTTAATTGATGAGAAACCAGGGGTTCAGGAAGCAAATTGTGACCATCTTGGTTTGGGGGAGCATTTGAGTACAAATCCAGCCCTTCTAGCAACAAATGGCTTTCATGTTCATAACTCAGATATTAAAACTTTTGATTGTGAACAGACCTTACATAGTTGTCCCCAGAGTTATACAGCGAGGGGAACTGGTGATAGTGATGCTTGTGAAAAAGCCATCCACTCTTCCATGGAAGTCACTCAACCTGTAAGAAACCAAATGAGAGACAAACCATATAAATGCACAGAAAGTATTAAATCTCTAAACCACTTTACTACTCCCCTTTgtgataaaaaaattaagaaaagaagcaagaaattTTACAAAGGTAAGGACTTTGGGGACATTTTGGCCCTGAGCTCATctcttaatgaaaaaagaagtcattccattgagaaaccctataaatgtactGAATGTGGCAAATGCTTCAAACGGAACTCTTCTCTTGTTTTACACCACCGAACTCACACTGGTGAGAAACCTTATACCTGTAATGATTGTGGAAAATCATTCTCCAAGAACTACAACTTGATTGTACATAGAAggattcatacaggagagaaaccctataaatgcaGTAAATGTGGGAAAGCTTTTAGTGATGGATCAGCTCTGACACAACACCAGAGGATTCACACAGGTGAGAAGCCTTATGCATGTCTAGAATGTGGAAAAACTTTCAACAGAAATTCATCCCTGATTTTGCATCAAAGAACTCATACAGGGGAAAAACCATATAGatgtaatgaatgtgggaaaCCCTTCACTGACATCTCTCACCTTACGGTACATCTCAGAATCCATACTGGTGAGAAGCCTTATGAGTGTAGCAGATGTGGAAAGGCTTTCCGAGATGGCTCGTACCTCACCCAGCATGAGAggacacacactggagagaagccttttGAATGTGTAGAGTGTGGGAAATCCTTCAATCGCAACTCTCACCTCATTGTGCATCAGAAAATTCATTCtggggagaaaccctatgaatgtaaagaGTGTGGGAAAACTTTCATTGAGAGTGCATACCTCATCAGGCATCAGAGGATTCACACTGGTGAGAAGCCCTATTGTTGTAACCAGTGTCGTAAACTCTTCAGGAACATCGCTGGACTTATCCGGCATCAGAGGATTCATACTGGTGAAAGGCCTTATGagtgtaatcagtgtggtaaagctttCAGGGATAGTTCCTGTCTGACCAAACACCAGAGGATTCACACTAAAGAGACTCCATACCAGTGTCTGAAGTGTGGAAAGTCCTTCAGGCAGAATACTCACCTGGTAGTACACCAGCGACTTCATAACAGGGAGGGTCCCAGCCAGTGTCCTCATTGTGGGAAAATATTTAGAAGGAGCTGGTGTCTTGCCCGACATCAGAGAACACACATTAAAGAGCAGCCTGTGGAAGCATAA